The window CTACGAATAAAAGCAAAACTAAAGAAATGGCAGATTCATGAAAACGATAATGGGGgtaataagataataaattcTTAATAGATAATGtatcctcaaaatcaaaatcctcGAACACAATtaaaatgtgaaaacaaaagCTGAGTGTTTTAGTCTGAAAACAGAAAAATCGAGGCATTAAGCTCAAAAGATAAAAAGCTACAAGGGGCACGAGATAAAGAAGACTGGAGAACTGATTTACTCTTCAtcgtcctcatcatcatcatcatcaccacctgCTCCATTCAATGCCTTAACTCTCTCGATCAACTTGTTCTTCCTCTCCTCGTACGTAAGCTTCTTCAAGTTGTAcctgttttttgtttaatggaAACAAAATGAGACACCAATGGACAAAGCCAGATAACAAAATTGATTGTTATTAGTAAATTGCTTTTAGTTTCTACCTCTTGTGTCCCTTGGGAGCAGGTTTCTCGGTTTTCTTAGGGTTGGGGTCTGCACGGATAGCTGCATGAACCTTCTTGTAAATCTCCTCAATGCCCTCAGCTTCAACTCCTTTCTTAATGTAAGCACTGAAGTGAGTTTGTAGCTTCTCTGGCTCATCTTCCGCCAACATTTTCATGTAGTTTGAGACGTGGCCACCATAGATGTAATTCCTGTGGATTGCAGCATCGAGTTGCTTGTTCTCTTTATTGAACCCAGCAAACCTCTTGTCACTGTGTGGGATATCAAGACCTCCATCCAAAGCACCCTACAATTTCATGAAGCAAACCAAACGGGTATTAAAGAATTGCTACCGAACACAGTCAACATACAATCAGAGAACAATTTCATACCTTAAGAGCACCAAACACACGGTTTCCAGTTGTGGTCCTGATAAGTCCAACATCAAGAAGAGCACGGAAAGGTCTCCTTGAATCAGTTGGCTCCACGGAGAAGTCCTCACCAGTGGCCTGATTCATTGTGTGATTTGAGTGTTttaacagaaacataaactcaacCATTTATTTTCAAGATGAAACCAAGTTGACAACATACCTCTAGGTTGCCCTCGTACTCGTCATCCATCTCCAACATCTTCAGAACACGGCGAGCCAAAAGAAGCCCAGTGCAGTAAGCTGGtttaagcaaaaaaacattACATACTAGTAAACCACAAACACAGAATCAAacatataaaactgtaatacaACACAATAGGACTGATTCCAATACCTGCAGCATAGTTTGTAAGACCAACAGTGAGACCATACTGAGGCAGCTCATGTGCGTAAGCAGAAGCTTTCACAATGTCACCAGCAATGCTAGCAGAGACAATTTGTGCCACGATGTCTTTGTTGGTAAACCTGACAACAAAACGGTACTTAGGTGTGTTGTACTTATTCTTGTCCTGATTGATCAGACGGATCCTAGCCCTGTAATCAGTCTTTCCATCTACACAAAAAATGAAATAACTTTTCAGTAAAAGGTTGAAACAATGAGAGAGACCAAACAATATCATCAGGAAAACGAAAACAAGAATCTATACCTCTTCTTCTCCTGAACTTCACTTGGTACCGTTTGAAGTAGGCATTCGACTTGCACGACTTCACAAACAcctaataacaaaacaaatcaatcctattttattagtctaagatCCAACAACATAAACTGTTAACAAAGATCCAaggtgaaaactgaaaacaccATTAAAACGCATATGTGACctctaaaacagaacaaaccaCAAAGTCTCAAACTTTTCCTATTTCAATTGCAAAGCAagttataaaaccaaaaacccatGAAGAAATACATCTAACGAAGCTGAATACAACCATAGGATCATGATTCTCTCGTTACCATatctaatcaaaaacaaaatgcaGGAGGATTCTATAAGAAATGAAAGGTCAAAATCGGAGTTTCTAAGGAGAAAACTAAGAAGAAACGATGGAgaaatgagaagagaaagacaGAAGAAGGCTAGGGTTTACCATTGTTTGATTCCTCTAGCTACGAGAGGCTTTGCTGTGAAGATGAGTGTGACGAGAAGACAAGAGGCGGAATGACCTAAATGCGGGATCTTATAAGACAAAACCCTAGGAAACTTCTCTTGGgctgaagaaaaaataattaatgggCCTATGGGcttttatatttaaacttttctaCTTCACCCATTTCAGCTTACGCTTTAGAGATGAAGGAGTGTAAAAAGTTTACAGTCCAAATAAATTCTAccaattgaatattttttttatatatatttttgtttttgttaacattaataaataattatatcacAAAAAATTAgtgtataaattattattaagaaCCATTTTCTGTAAAAATACTCCAAAAAAGATTACAACCCTCTTTGTATGATAAgtgatgttcttttttttttggtcaaacgaTAAGTGATGTTCTATCaattgtatttcaaaaataagtgatgtttggatttacaaattaaaaaaaaaaaaaaaaaatattcactatCAAGTATCAATACAACTTATTCATACTAGTTTATTATGATATATGGTTACTTATATTTACACGAATGCATGAATTGTCTCCTCCTAATATATGAATTCAATGTTTTATATTTACATGAATATGAGTCATTTGACAGAATAAATTTGTTGGGACTTAAATATACAGTAggacctctataaattaatactcgttaaattaataatctctataaattaataaatttatt is drawn from Camelina sativa cultivar DH55 chromosome 1, Cs, whole genome shotgun sequence and contains these coding sequences:
- the LOC104790205 gene encoding 60S ribosomal protein L5-1, yielding MVFVKSCKSNAYFKRYQVKFRRRRDGKTDYRARIRLINQDKNKYNTPKYRFVVRFTNKDIVAQIVSASIAGDIVKASAYAHELPQYGLTVGLTNYAAAYCTGLLLARRVLKMLEMDDEYEGNLEATGEDFSVEPTDSRRPFRALLDVGLIRTTTGNRVFGALKGALDGGLDIPHSDKRFAGFNKENKQLDAAIHRNYIYGGHVSNYMKMLAEDEPEKLQTHFSAYIKKGVEAEGIEEIYKKVHAAIRADPNPKKTEKPAPKGHKRYNLKKLTYEERKNKLIERVKALNGAGGDDDDDEDDEE